A genomic region of Nostoc sp. UHCC 0702 contains the following coding sequences:
- the pds gene encoding 15-cis-phytoene desaturase has protein sequence MRVAIAGAGLAGLSCAKYLTDAGHTPIVLERRDVLGGKVAAWKDSDGDWYETGLHIFFGAYPNMLQLFKELDIEDRLQWKEHTMIFNQPNAPGTYSRFDFPDLPAPLNGIVAILRNNDMLTWPEKIKFGLGLIPAMIQGQKYVEDMDKYSWTEWLRKHNIPERVNKEVFIAMSKSLNFIGPDEISATILLTALNRFLQEKNGSKMAFLDGSPTERLCQPLVDYITERGGEVRLNAPLKEILLNPDGTVKGFLLRGLNGAEDQVFTADLYVSAMPVDPLKVILPEPWQQIEFFQKLEGLEGVPVINLHLWFDRKLTEIDHLLFSRSPLLSVYADMSNACREYANPDRSMLELVLAPAKDWIAKSDEEIVNATIAELEKLFPDHFGGENPAKLLKYHVVKTPRSVYKATPGRQAYRPSQVTPIANFYLTGDYTMQRYLASMEGAVLSGKLTAQAIAEANPVTNPSHLPTLTRPPATNAATV, from the coding sequence ATGCGAGTAGCGATCGCGGGTGCTGGCCTAGCAGGACTTTCCTGCGCGAAATATCTCACAGACGCAGGTCACACTCCCATTGTCTTGGAACGCCGGGACGTACTGGGTGGCAAAGTGGCGGCGTGGAAAGACTCTGATGGAGACTGGTACGAAACAGGTCTGCACATTTTCTTTGGGGCATATCCCAACATGTTGCAGCTATTCAAAGAACTGGATATTGAAGACCGATTGCAGTGGAAAGAACACACAATGATCTTCAACCAGCCCAATGCACCAGGTACTTACAGCCGCTTTGATTTTCCGGATTTGCCAGCACCCTTAAATGGTATAGTGGCAATTCTGCGAAATAATGACATGCTGACCTGGCCCGAAAAAATTAAATTTGGGTTAGGACTGATTCCGGCGATGATTCAGGGGCAAAAATACGTCGAAGACATGGACAAATACTCCTGGACAGAGTGGCTGCGTAAGCACAATATTCCGGAACGGGTCAATAAAGAAGTTTTTATTGCCATGAGCAAATCACTGAACTTCATCGGCCCCGATGAAATTTCTGCTACCATCCTGCTAACAGCCCTCAATCGCTTTCTCCAGGAAAAAAACGGCTCGAAAATGGCGTTTTTGGATGGTTCTCCAACAGAACGATTGTGTCAACCTTTAGTAGATTACATTACCGAACGAGGTGGGGAAGTACGGCTGAATGCTCCCTTGAAAGAGATTTTGCTGAATCCTGATGGCACAGTCAAAGGATTCCTGCTGCGTGGGTTAAATGGGGCAGAAGATCAAGTCTTCACGGCTGACTTGTATGTATCTGCCATGCCAGTTGATCCACTGAAAGTCATACTCCCGGAACCTTGGCAACAGATAGAATTCTTCCAAAAGCTAGAAGGCTTGGAAGGCGTACCAGTGATTAACTTGCATTTGTGGTTTGATCGCAAACTCACAGAAATTGATCACCTATTATTTTCGCGATCGCCCCTCCTCAGCGTTTATGCTGATATGAGCAATGCTTGCCGTGAGTATGCTAATCCCGATCGCTCGATGCTGGAATTAGTTTTAGCACCAGCTAAAGATTGGATCGCCAAATCTGACGAGGAAATTGTCAACGCAACAATTGCTGAATTAGAAAAACTCTTCCCCGACCACTTTGGAGGAGAAAATCCAGCAAAATTGTTGAAATATCATGTGGTGAAAACGCCACGTTCAGTGTACAAAGCGACTCCAGGTCGTCAAGCATACCGTCCGTCGCAAGTAACCCCCATTGCCAATTTTTACCTAACTGGCGATTACACCATGCAACGTTACTTAGCCAGTATGGAAGGTGCCGTACTTTCTGGTAAGCTAACAGCGCAGGCGATCGCTGAAGCCAACCCGGTGACGAATCCTTCCCACCTGCCAACGCTAACCCGACCGCCTGCAACGAATGCTGCAACTGTCTGA
- a CDS encoding phytoene synthase, which translates to MLQLSDSPPRMKTLVSVDESYNLCRHLIAKYSTTFYLSTLLLSKEKRPAIWAIYAWCRRTDELVDGPASAMTTPETLDLWEQQLESIFAGHPADNLDVALADTVQRFPMDIQPFRDMIAGQRMDLYRSRYETFEDLYLYCYRVAGTVGLMSTAVMGLDNTRNTAPWNREQQPYVPIEEEIALGIAKQLTNILRDVGEDARRGRIYIPLEDLARFNYTEEDLFKGVVDERWRSLMRFQIARARQFYTKAEKGISYLSSDARWPVWAALTHYSGILRIIERNDYNAFTQRAYVPQWQKLRSLPLAWMRSQVL; encoded by the coding sequence ATGCTGCAACTGTCTGATTCCCCCCCGCGCATGAAAACGCTGGTCTCAGTAGACGAGTCCTACAACCTATGTCGTCACCTCATAGCCAAGTATTCCACGACGTTTTACCTCAGTACCTTGCTCCTGAGCAAGGAAAAACGTCCCGCTATTTGGGCAATTTATGCTTGGTGTCGCCGTACAGATGAACTAGTGGATGGCCCTGCATCTGCCATGACAACACCAGAAACCCTAGATCTATGGGAACAGCAGCTGGAATCAATTTTTGCTGGACACCCAGCAGATAATTTAGATGTAGCGTTGGCGGATACTGTCCAACGCTTTCCAATGGACATTCAGCCCTTTCGGGATATGATTGCCGGACAGCGTATGGACTTGTACCGCAGTCGCTATGAAACTTTCGAGGACTTATACCTCTACTGTTACCGCGTCGCTGGTACCGTAGGCTTAATGTCAACGGCAGTTATGGGGTTGGATAACACCAGAAATACAGCTCCGTGGAACCGTGAACAACAGCCCTATGTTCCCATAGAAGAAGAAATTGCCTTGGGAATTGCCAAGCAACTAACCAACATCCTGCGGGATGTGGGAGAAGATGCACGACGTGGGCGAATTTATATTCCTCTAGAAGATTTGGCAAGATTTAACTACACAGAGGAAGATTTATTTAAAGGTGTAGTCGATGAGCGCTGGCGGTCTTTGATGCGCTTCCAAATAGCACGGGCACGACAATTTTATACCAAAGCAGAAAAGGGAATCTCTTACCTCTCTTCTGATGCTCGCTGGCCTGTGTGGGCAGCCCTTACCCATTACAGCGGAATTTTAAGAATAATTGAGCGCAACGATTATAATGCGTTTACTCAACGTGCCTACGTGCCCCAATGGCAAAAGTTACGTTCTTTACCACTGGCTTGGATGCGATCGCAAGTACTGTAA
- a CDS encoding ABC transporter substrate-binding protein, which yields MRKISAALALSLTTIASGFLLAACENSGGSNSVSTPGGNATPAANTTSTTSSADGLKIGTLLPTTGDLASIGQQMIGSIPLLVDTVNACGGVNGKPVTLVQVDDQTDPKAGAAGMTKLATLDKVAGVVGSFASSVSTAAVSVAVPNKVMQVSPGSTSPIFTEKAKKGDFKGFWARTAPPDTYQALALAQLANKKGFKRVSTVVINNDYGVGFEKAFVETFEKLGGTVVNKNNPVRYDPKAQTFDTEAAAAFAGKPDAVVAVLYAETGSLLLKTAYQQGLTNGVQILLTDGVKSPTFPEQVGKGPDGKYILTGALGTVPGSDGKALEAFNKLWKEKKNGSSPGEYAPQAWDAAALLVLAAQSAKENTGVGISSKIREVSAGPGTEVTDVCEGLKLLKEGKKINYQGASGNVDVDANGDVLGVYDVWTVEADGKIKAIDKVTPTKS from the coding sequence ATGCGAAAAATTAGTGCTGCCCTAGCCTTGAGTTTAACTACCATAGCATCTGGTTTTCTGTTGGCAGCTTGTGAAAATTCCGGCGGTTCTAATAGTGTCAGTACCCCTGGCGGTAACGCCACCCCAGCAGCAAACACAACGTCCACAACTAGTAGTGCCGATGGGCTAAAAATTGGTACTCTACTACCAACCACTGGAGATTTAGCCTCCATTGGACAGCAGATGATAGGTTCGATTCCTTTACTCGTCGATACCGTTAACGCTTGTGGTGGAGTAAATGGTAAACCAGTAACTTTAGTGCAAGTAGACGACCAAACCGATCCTAAAGCTGGTGCCGCCGGGATGACCAAACTGGCAACTCTAGATAAAGTTGCTGGTGTAGTTGGCTCATTTGCTAGTAGCGTCTCCACTGCTGCTGTATCAGTTGCCGTACCTAACAAAGTCATGCAGGTTTCGCCTGGTAGTACCAGTCCCATCTTTACCGAAAAGGCGAAAAAAGGAGACTTTAAAGGCTTTTGGGCGCGTACAGCTCCCCCTGATACCTACCAAGCTCTAGCCTTAGCCCAACTAGCTAATAAAAAAGGTTTCAAGCGGGTTTCCACAGTTGTAATTAACAACGATTATGGTGTTGGCTTTGAAAAAGCATTTGTAGAAACCTTTGAAAAATTGGGCGGTACAGTAGTTAATAAAAACAACCCAGTCCGCTACGACCCCAAAGCCCAAACATTTGACACCGAAGCTGCTGCTGCTTTTGCTGGTAAGCCAGATGCAGTAGTTGCTGTCCTTTATGCCGAAACAGGTAGTCTGCTCCTCAAAACTGCTTATCAACAAGGTTTAACCAACGGAGTACAAATTCTCCTGACAGATGGCGTGAAATCACCTACCTTCCCCGAACAAGTTGGTAAAGGCCCTGACGGCAAATATATCTTAACTGGAGCGCTTGGTACAGTGCCTGGTTCCGATGGTAAAGCATTAGAAGCTTTCAATAAGTTGTGGAAAGAGAAGAAAAATGGTAGTTCTCCTGGGGAATATGCTCCCCAAGCTTGGGATGCTGCGGCTTTATTAGTTTTGGCGGCCCAATCTGCTAAGGAAAACACAGGTGTTGGTATATCAAGCAAAATCCGCGAGGTTTCTGCTGGCCCCGGTACAGAAGTTACCGATGTCTGTGAAGGCTTGAAGTTACTCAAAGAAGGTAAAAAGATTAACTACCAAGGAGCTAGCGGTAACGTAGATGTTGATGCTAACGGTGATGTCCTTGGTGTCTATGATGTTTGGACAGTAGAAGCAGATGGCAAAATTAAAGCCATTGACAAAGTGACTCCAACTAAGAGTTAG
- a CDS encoding serine hydrolase gives MVFFKKDEQLENLGNGILEATWAAFPTLARNQIALTWIVYDPPVPVNTGGALTPDAFWNHPVRGFNYRGVERIYPASVVKLFYLVAVNEWLEKGMSQTSKELERALRDMIVDSSNDATSLIVDILSGTTSGPELPVGPFETWKYQRHIVNRYYQSLGWEEIQTINVCQKTWGDGPYGRERAFYGEMLENRNMLTTNAIARLLHSIIGGVAVESGRSQAMMALLKRSLNPDDLPKDVEEDQITGFLGGGLTPDAQIWSKAGWTSQVRHDAAYIELPEQRPYLLVVFTEGKAQAQNRAILPFVSKLVTEAIASL, from the coding sequence ATGGTTTTCTTTAAAAAAGACGAACAACTCGAAAATCTTGGTAATGGCATTTTAGAGGCCACTTGGGCAGCATTTCCCACCTTAGCTCGTAATCAAATTGCCCTGACTTGGATTGTTTACGATCCACCAGTACCAGTCAATACTGGCGGCGCACTGACTCCGGACGCTTTTTGGAATCACCCAGTCCGTGGTTTTAATTATCGCGGTGTTGAGCGGATTTACCCCGCCAGTGTAGTCAAGCTATTTTACTTAGTGGCAGTCAACGAATGGCTAGAGAAAGGCATGAGCCAAACTTCCAAGGAGTTAGAGCGAGCCTTGCGCGATATGATTGTTGATTCTAGCAATGATGCTACCAGCTTAATTGTAGATATTCTCAGCGGTACTACATCAGGGCCGGAGTTACCTGTAGGGCCATTTGAAACCTGGAAGTATCAGCGTCATATTGTCAACCGCTATTACCAATCATTAGGCTGGGAAGAAATCCAGACAATTAACGTTTGTCAAAAAACTTGGGGTGATGGCCCCTATGGAAGAGAGCGGGCGTTTTATGGGGAGATGTTAGAAAATCGCAATATGCTGACGACAAACGCGATCGCTCGCTTACTACATAGCATAATCGGTGGGGTAGCGGTTGAGAGCGGGCGATCGCAAGCAATGATGGCTTTGCTCAAACGTAGTCTCAATCCTGACGATTTGCCAAAAGATGTAGAGGAAGACCAAATCACAGGTTTTTTAGGTGGTGGACTCACCCCAGATGCTCAAATTTGGTCAAAAGCAGGTTGGACAAGTCAAGTTCGCCACGACGCAGCGTATATTGAATTACCAGAACAGCGTCCTTACCTGTTGGTGGTATTTACTGAAGGCAAAGCACAAGCCCAAAACCGCGCTATTTTGCCCTTTGTCTCGAAGTTAGTTACCGAAGCAATTGCGAGTCTGTGA
- a CDS encoding C40 family peptidase: MLCDPKSQIPNPQLGEYHCLADLNLYDSPECTRLATQAAAGRHLQVISFHQDSAVEVCLCEDDYPGWLSLADLGLLQPATVLYQAKSFSKFDIKKLLPEVISFTQKAMQQSNYYLWGGTVGPNYDCSGLMQAAFASVGVWLPRDAYQQEGFTQAITIAELEAGDLVFFGTPEKATHVGLYLADGYYIHSSGQAQGRNGIGIDLLSEQGDAVSQSYYQQLRGAGRVIKSYEPHREV; this comes from the coding sequence ATGCTTTGTGATCCCAAATCTCAAATCCCAAATCCGCAATTGGGAGAATACCATTGTCTGGCTGACCTGAATTTATATGATTCTCCTGAATGTACCCGCTTGGCAACTCAAGCCGCTGCTGGGCGACATTTACAGGTAATATCATTTCATCAGGATTCAGCAGTTGAGGTGTGTTTATGTGAGGATGACTATCCAGGGTGGCTATCCCTTGCTGATTTAGGTTTACTACAACCTGCTACTGTACTTTATCAAGCCAAATCATTTTCTAAATTTGATATTAAGAAACTGCTACCAGAGGTGATCTCTTTCACCCAAAAAGCGATGCAACAGTCAAATTATTACCTTTGGGGGGGTACAGTAGGGCCAAATTATGACTGTTCTGGCTTGATGCAAGCAGCATTTGCCTCGGTGGGTGTTTGGCTACCTAGAGATGCCTATCAGCAGGAGGGTTTTACTCAGGCAATTACCATTGCTGAATTAGAAGCTGGGGATCTGGTCTTTTTTGGTACTCCTGAAAAAGCCACCCATGTGGGTCTTTATTTGGCAGATGGCTATTATATCCATAGTTCCGGGCAAGCCCAAGGACGAAATGGTATTGGGATTGATCTTCTTTCGGAACAGGGAGATGCAGTCAGTCAGTCATACTATCAGCAGCTACGAGGTGCTGGCAGAGTTATTAAGAGTTACGAACCACACAGAGAAGTCTGA
- a CDS encoding glycosyltransferase family 2 protein translates to MRSGFSGRIAQENGTILAIVPDVSVVVPVRDEVESLPLLLEAIASSLAKVELSYEIICVDDGSTDGSAEFLKAQAQIRNDLKAVILRRNYGQTAAMAAGFNYALGKAIVTLDADLQNDPADIPMLLAKLEEGYDLVSGWRQKRQDGAVNRLLPSKIANWLIRRTTSVYIHDYGCSLKAYRAELVADMNLYGELHRFLPALAYIEGARITELPVRHHARRFGKSKYGLSRTFRVLMDLLTILFMKKFLTRPMHVFGLLGFSSMVAGTLIGIYLTFVKLIWHEDIGNRPLLILAVLLLVTGVQLFCFGLLAELLMRTYHESQGRPIYRVREVVAKNVN, encoded by the coding sequence ATGAGGAGTGGGTTTTCTGGAAGAATTGCTCAAGAAAATGGGACGATTTTAGCAATTGTTCCAGATGTTTCGGTGGTGGTGCCGGTGCGCGATGAAGTGGAAAGTTTACCGCTTTTATTAGAGGCGATCGCATCTAGTTTAGCTAAGGTTGAATTGAGTTATGAAATTATTTGTGTGGATGATGGTTCCACAGATGGTTCTGCGGAATTTCTCAAAGCCCAAGCCCAAATCCGCAATGATTTAAAAGCGGTGATTTTGCGTCGCAATTACGGGCAAACTGCGGCCATGGCGGCTGGTTTTAATTATGCCTTGGGCAAAGCGATCGTTACTTTAGATGCTGACCTCCAGAATGATCCTGCTGATATCCCGATGTTGTTGGCAAAGTTAGAAGAAGGTTACGATTTGGTGAGTGGTTGGCGGCAAAAACGTCAAGATGGAGCGGTAAATCGGTTACTTCCTTCTAAAATTGCTAACTGGCTAATTCGCCGTACTACTAGCGTGTATATTCATGACTATGGCTGTTCGTTGAAAGCCTATCGTGCGGAACTCGTGGCAGATATGAATCTCTACGGGGAATTACACAGATTTTTACCTGCTTTAGCTTACATCGAAGGTGCAAGAATTACAGAATTACCTGTGCGACATCACGCGCGTCGCTTTGGTAAGAGTAAGTATGGTTTGTCACGGACATTCCGCGTATTGATGGATTTGCTAACCATTTTATTTATGAAAAAGTTCCTCACACGCCCAATGCATGTTTTTGGGCTGTTGGGCTTCAGTTCAATGGTGGCGGGGACGCTGATTGGTATTTACCTAACTTTTGTGAAATTAATTTGGCATGAGGATATTGGCAATCGTCCTTTGCTGATTTTGGCAGTGCTGTTGCTAGTGACGGGAGTGCAACTGTTTTGCTTTGGTCTTTTGGCAGAGTTACTGATGCGTACTTACCATGAATCCCAAGGTCGCCCCATCTATCGCGTGCGGGAGGTGGTAGCAAAAAATGTTAACTAA
- a CDS encoding MFS transporter — translation MKTFDTFDASLRLNLLMLFTTGLVFWSSLGLLLPTLPLYIQELGASKQEIGIAIGGFAIGLLLFRPMLGRLADQHSRKLLLLIGTIVAAIAPFGYLAFTSIPLLMLVRVFHGISMAAFTTGFTALVADLAPIKHRGEIISYMSLAAPIGFALSPALGGYLQPTTGYGVLFLLAAELAFVGVLASIQIINPRVHRQSSAQKKNTNFWQILISPRMRVPATVMLAAGLALGGVHTFLPLFIKETGVDFNAGLFFTFSAIASFTGRIFMGRASDRFGRGLFITFGIVAYTVTTLLLWQAKSSNMFLLAGITEGFGGGTLISMITTLMADRSLPEERGQIFAICIAGFDFGLAIAAPVLGFVAEKVGYSNMFAYSTCLSILGLIIFLTQCNKNLADSLRFAFGRGEDAYSVNYPH, via the coding sequence TTGAAAACTTTTGATACCTTTGATGCTTCTTTGCGGCTCAACCTGTTGATGTTATTTACGACAGGTTTAGTTTTCTGGTCGAGTTTGGGTTTGTTATTGCCAACTCTACCGCTGTATATCCAGGAATTGGGTGCAAGTAAACAAGAAATTGGGATTGCAATCGGTGGTTTCGCCATCGGACTGTTGCTGTTTCGTCCCATGCTGGGACGGCTAGCAGATCAACATAGCCGCAAACTGCTGTTGTTAATTGGCACAATTGTAGCCGCGATCGCACCCTTTGGCTATTTGGCATTCACGTCGATTCCACTGTTGATGCTGGTGCGTGTGTTTCATGGCATTAGTATGGCTGCTTTTACAACTGGATTCACTGCTTTGGTAGCCGATTTAGCACCGATTAAGCATCGTGGTGAAATTATTAGTTATATGAGCTTAGCAGCTCCCATTGGTTTTGCACTTTCCCCTGCCTTGGGAGGCTATTTACAACCTACAACTGGTTATGGAGTCTTATTTTTGTTAGCCGCAGAATTAGCTTTTGTTGGGGTGTTGGCATCTATACAAATTATTAATCCCCGAGTCCACAGACAATCGTCAGCCCAGAAAAAAAATACCAATTTCTGGCAAATTTTGATTAGTCCACGGATGAGAGTCCCCGCAACCGTCATGTTGGCAGCTGGTTTGGCACTTGGTGGTGTGCATACCTTTTTGCCGTTATTTATTAAAGAAACTGGGGTAGATTTCAATGCTGGCTTGTTTTTTACGTTTTCCGCGATCGCTAGTTTTACTGGGAGAATATTTATGGGTCGAGCTAGCGATCGCTTCGGCCGTGGTTTGTTTATCACTTTCGGTATAGTTGCTTATACTGTAACCACGCTGCTGTTATGGCAAGCCAAAAGTAGTAACATGTTCTTGCTGGCTGGAATCACTGAAGGGTTTGGCGGTGGTACATTAATTTCTATGATTACCACTTTGATGGCAGATCGTTCGTTACCAGAAGAACGGGGACAAATTTTTGCTATATGCATCGCTGGATTTGATTTTGGGCTAGCGATCGCAGCTCCAGTTTTGGGTTTTGTTGCCGAAAAAGTCGGCTACTCCAACATGTTTGCTTATAGCACCTGTTTAAGTATCCTGGGACTGATTATTTTTCTCACCCAGTGCAACAAGAATCTAGCCGACTCCCTGCGTTTTGCCTTTGGTCGAGGTGAAGATGCTTACTCAGTGAACTACCCACACTGA
- a CDS encoding transposase produces MHKACPERCRRVIQVRLYPTKEQQIHLVQAFGCARWWWNYALNKSIETYKETGKGLSRAALNALLPLLKKAEDTAWLADCYSQVLQATTLNLTTAYKNFFEKRAGFPKFKSKHGKQSIQYPQNVKIVDGESSPEGGSPSVGNWRTRKGNVKFPGNIGVVKAKIHRQIEGKIKTVTVSKTPSGKYLASILTEVEGENPVILEGKIYGIDLGLKHFAVVTDGEKVSKYDNPKHLAKHEKNLKRKQKNLARKVKGSKSRNRYRKVVAKVYERVSNSRQDFLHKLSHKLVSDSQAVIVENLHLLGMVQNHKLAKAISDVGWGTFTNFLAYKLERKGGKLIEIDRWFPSSKLCSNCFYQIGEMPLDVREWTCPHCNTHHDRDANAAINIRTEGIRIIKAEGSTVSAVGGEVSPTLGRKSKFRHSLMITEAQTVLGTPSQCG; encoded by the coding sequence TTGCATAAGGCTTGCCCTGAGCGATGTCGAAGGGTTATACAAGTTCGTTTATATCCAACAAAAGAGCAGCAAATACACCTGGTTCAAGCTTTTGGTTGCGCTCGTTGGTGGTGGAATTATGCCTTAAATAAGTCAATTGAGACTTACAAAGAAACGGGCAAAGGACTTAGCCGTGCAGCACTCAACGCACTTCTTCCATTGCTCAAAAAAGCTGAAGATACTGCTTGGTTGGCTGATTGTTATAGTCAAGTTTTGCAAGCTACTACACTAAATCTAACTACGGCGTATAAGAACTTTTTTGAGAAACGTGCTGGATTTCCTAAGTTCAAATCCAAGCATGGTAAACAGTCAATTCAGTATCCTCAAAATGTCAAAATTGTAGATGGTGAGTCCAGTCCTGAAGGAGGGTCTCCCTCCGTAGGGAACTGGCGAACCCGTAAGGGCAATGTCAAATTTCCCGGTAATATTGGGGTAGTTAAAGCCAAAATACACAGACAAATTGAGGGGAAAATCAAGACTGTTACTGTGAGCAAAACGCCTTCCGGTAAATACCTTGCGTCCATCCTGACTGAAGTAGAGGGTGAGAATCCTGTTATTTTAGAAGGTAAAATTTATGGCATTGACTTAGGACTAAAACATTTTGCTGTCGTAACCGATGGCGAGAAAGTTTCTAAATACGATAACCCTAAACACCTTGCCAAACATGAAAAAAACCTCAAACGGAAGCAGAAAAATTTAGCACGTAAAGTCAAAGGAAGCAAGTCAAGAAATAGATATAGAAAAGTTGTTGCCAAGGTGTACGAGCGAGTTAGTAATTCGCGGCAGGATTTTTTACACAAACTTAGCCACAAGTTAGTCAGCGATAGCCAAGCTGTCATAGTAGAAAATCTTCATCTTCTAGGCATGGTGCAGAATCATAAATTGGCAAAAGCAATATCTGATGTGGGTTGGGGAACATTTACTAACTTTTTAGCCTATAAGCTAGAACGCAAAGGTGGAAAGTTGATTGAGATTGACAGGTGGTTCCCCAGTTCAAAACTCTGTTCTAATTGTTTTTATCAAATAGGTGAGATGCCATTAGATGTTCGTGAATGGACTTGTCCTCATTGCAATACTCATCATGATCGGGATGCGAACGCCGCAATAAACATAAGAACAGAGGGTATCAGAATCATAAAGGCGGAAGGTTCAACCGTCTCTGCTGTAGGAGGGGAGGTAAGTCCTACTCTTGGACGAAAGTCTAAGTTTAGGCACTCCCTTATGATTACAGAAGCCCAAACTGTACTTGGTACTCCAAGTCAGTGTGGGTAG
- a CDS encoding IS630 family transposase, giving the protein MNESDRSQLQQLINRHNTAQQIVLRAKIILLASEGKNHGEIARLLDISLDMARLWRNRWLENSDKELSILQRLQDSERIGAPVKFSMEQVIELFALACSPPEDYGRSISHWTSRELADEIMKQGIIESISVRHVGRLLEEAELKPHQSRYWLTPPLDEEFDAKVEDITGLYISAIERYQNGERTISIDEMTGIQATERLEKDLPMRPGKVERREFEYIRHGTQSLIASFDIATGQIVEPNCGNTRTEEDFVQHIRRIIESDPQAIKWHLIMDCLNTHQSESLVRFVAQKEDLNIDLGIKGKSGILKSMKSRAAFLSDQTHRIVFHYTPKHSSWLNQIEIWFSILVRKLLKRASFKSQDDLKTRILEFIDYFNQTMAKPFKWTYKGKVLAI; this is encoded by the coding sequence TTGAACGAGAGCGATCGCTCACAACTCCAACAGTTGATCAACCGACACAATACGGCGCAACAAATAGTACTACGTGCAAAAATAATTCTCCTAGCGTCAGAGGGGAAAAATCATGGCGAAATTGCTCGATTATTAGATATAAGTCTTGATATGGCTCGTTTATGGCGAAACCGATGGTTGGAAAATAGCGATAAAGAGTTGTCTATTTTGCAGAGATTACAAGACTCAGAGCGTATTGGCGCACCAGTAAAATTTAGTATGGAGCAAGTAATCGAACTATTCGCCCTTGCATGTTCACCACCCGAAGACTATGGACGATCAATAAGTCATTGGACATCAAGAGAACTAGCGGACGAAATCATGAAACAAGGTATCATTGAAAGCATATCTGTCCGCCATGTTGGAAGATTATTAGAAGAAGCAGAACTTAAACCCCACCAGAGCCGCTACTGGTTAACCCCCCCTCTTGATGAAGAATTTGACGCAAAAGTTGAAGATATTACTGGTTTATACATCAGTGCGATTGAACGTTATCAAAACGGAGAGCGTACAATATCGATTGATGAAATGACTGGGATTCAGGCTACAGAGCGTTTAGAAAAAGATTTACCAATGCGACCGGGTAAGGTTGAAAGACGGGAGTTTGAGTATATTCGTCACGGTACACAAAGCTTAATTGCTAGTTTCGATATTGCCACTGGTCAAATTGTTGAACCAAATTGTGGAAACACAAGAACCGAAGAAGATTTTGTCCAACATATTCGTCGAATTATTGAAAGCGACCCTCAGGCAATCAAATGGCATTTGATTATGGACTGTCTTAATACTCACCAGTCGGAATCATTAGTTCGCTTTGTTGCACAAAAAGAAGATTTAAACATTGACCTTGGAATTAAGGGCAAAAGTGGCATTCTGAAATCGATGAAATCCCGTGCAGCTTTTTTGAGTGACCAAACACACCGAATTGTTTTCCATTACACACCCAAACATTCTTCTTGGCTCAACCAAATTGAAATTTGGTTCAGTATTTTGGTTCGCAAGTTACTCAAGCGTGCTAGCTTCAAAAGTCAGGATGACCTCAAAACCCGAATTCTCGAATTTATCGATTACTTTAATCAAACAATGGCTAAACCTTTTAAGTGGACATATAAGGGTAAAGTGTTGGCTATCTAA
- the moaC gene encoding cyclic pyranopterin monophosphate synthase MoaC, with protein MQENIPSNFTNLTHLDGQGQAQMVDVSGKAPTVRQAVATAKVRMLPETLAAIQAGNTPKGDVLATARLAGIMAAKQTAALIPLCHPLPLQKITVEITPDFELPGYQIYATVKTKAETGVEMEALTAVSIAALTLYDMAKALEKSIQIESIRLVSKTGGKSGDYSPPEP; from the coding sequence ATGCAAGAGAATATTCCATCTAATTTTACGAACTTAACCCATCTAGATGGCCAGGGACAAGCACAGATGGTAGATGTATCTGGCAAAGCGCCGACTGTGCGCCAGGCTGTAGCCACAGCTAAGGTGCGGATGTTGCCAGAAACCTTAGCTGCGATTCAAGCTGGCAATACTCCCAAAGGAGATGTTTTAGCAACTGCCAGGTTAGCTGGAATTATGGCAGCTAAACAAACGGCTGCTTTGATTCCCCTATGTCATCCGTTGCCTTTGCAAAAAATTACAGTTGAGATCACACCAGATTTTGAACTACCTGGTTATCAAATTTATGCCACAGTCAAAACCAAAGCTGAAACTGGTGTAGAAATGGAAGCTTTAACCGCCGTTTCTATTGCGGCTTTGACTTTATATGATATGGCAAAAGCTTTAGAAAAGTCGATTCAAATTGAATCGATTCGCTTAGTCAGTAAAACTGGCGGGAAATCAGGAGATTATTCCCCGCCAGAACCATAG